Within the Silurus meridionalis isolate SWU-2019-XX chromosome 2, ASM1480568v1, whole genome shotgun sequence genome, the region CTATACTGTTACAACACTGTTACTATACTGTTACAACACTGTTACTATACCATTACACCATTGTTACACCACTGTTACTATACTGTTACACCACTGTTACTATACTGTTACTATACTGTCACTATACCATTACACCATTGTTACACCACTGTTACTATACTGTTACTATACCATTACACCATTGTTACACCACTGTTACTATACTGTTACACCACTGTTACTATACTGTTACTATACTGTCACTATACCATTACACCACTGTTACTATACTGTTACAACACTGTTACTATACTGTTACTATACTGTCACTATACCATTACACCACTGTTACTATACTGTTACAACACTGTTACTATACTGTCACTATACCATTACACCACTGTTACTATACTGTTACAACACTGTTACTATACTGTCACTATACCATTACACCACTGTTACTATACTGTTACAACACTGTTACTATACTGTCACTATACCATTACACCATTGTTACAACACTGTTACTATACTGTTACAGCACTGTTACAACACTGTTACTATACTGTCACTATACTGTCACTATACCATTACACCATTGTTACAGCACTGTTACTATACTGTTACAGCACTGTTACTATACTGTTACAACACTGTTACACCACTGTAACTATACTGTCACTATACTATTACACCATTGTTACACCACTGTTACTATACTGTTACACGCTGTTACTATACTGTTACACCGCTGTTACTATACTGTTACACCGCTGTTACTATACTGTTACAACACTGTTACTATACTGTTACTATACTGTTACTATACCATTACACCATTGTTACACCACTGTTACTATACTGTTACACCACTGTTACTATACTGTTACTATACTGTCACTATACCATTACACCATTGTTACACCACTGTTACTATACTGTTACTATACCATTACACCATTGTTACACCACTGTTACTATACTGTTACACCACTGTTACTATACTGTTACTATACTGTCACTATACCATTACACCACTGTTACTATACTGTTACAACACTGTTACTATACTGTTACTATACTGTCACTATACCATTACACCACTGTTACTATACTGTTACAACACTGTTACTATACTGTCACTATACCATTACACCACTGTTACTATACTGTTACAACACTGTTACTATACTGTTACACCACTGTTACTATACTGTTACTATACTGTCACTATACCATTACACCATTGTTACAGCACTGTTACTATACTGTTACAACACTGTTACTATACTGTCACTATACTGTCACTATACCATTACACCATTGTTACAGCACTGTTACTATACTGTTACAACACTGTTACACCACTGTAACTATACTGTCACTATACTATTACACCATTGTTACACCACTGTTACACCACTGTTACACCGCTGTTACTATACTGTTACACCGCTGTTACTATACTGTTACACCGCTGTTACTATACTGTTACACCACTGTTACTATACTGTTACACCACTGTTACTATACTGTTACACCACTGTTACACCGCTGTTACTATACTGTTACACCACTGTTACTATACTGTTACCCCCACTGTTACACCACTGTTACCCCCACTGTTACTATACTGTTACACCACTGTTACCCCCACTGTTACTATACTGTTACACCACTGTTACGATACTGTTACAGCGCCTGTCACTAAACCCTGAATCCAAATGTGCTCACAGGAGAATGAGGCTCAGTATAAATCTACCCCTGAGCCTCTCTCCTAGGGGCTAATTGAGAACAGAGATTTAGGGCCTCATCATCTCTGGAAAGTCCGAACTGTGATAGAAAAAGGTTTCTTTGGCAAGCAGCCACTGTTTCAGAGGGATGAGGGAACCAAATACGACATTTTATGAGGAGGTAAACAGCACCATCTGCTAGTGGTTGTAGGAATATCTAACACATACCTGAGGACCACTGAGACTCCTTTGCTGCAGCTCCTCCAGCTCCTTCTGCACCTCCCACACGCGAGTGCCCATTTCTTCTTCACGACTCTGAGAAGACGAGTGCAGTTTGAGGATATCACACGGGGAGAAAAACCCCTTTAGGTATAAATCATATAAACTCTCGGTGGGGAACCGCAGGAGGGGGGAGGGGGTCTGGGGTAATTGTTTCCTCATGATTCTGGTACTTACTAAAAGGCACGTTCGTTCTGAAGAGCACAACTCGAGCGACGCtcgttttactgatgcaccaacaCGAAGGTTCCATTTGTGAACGAATCGCTGTTATTTAAGAACAACTTCTCGTTCACTTCCATTTACTGACTGGTATTTTTGTTAAGTCCAGCCCATGAAACCATGTGACCTTTCTAATGTCTGCTACTGAAGAACACACTTTCACTAAACGAGACCTGTGTTGAGTCTGAATGAGAGCGACACTGATTCTGATTTCAGATGGAGCTTTAGTTGGTTTAATCATGTTCTAAAGAGAATGTAGAAGTTTGGAGAAGATTTATACATGAAGCATAACTCATATTTAGAAATATGTACTGATGGATGAGCTTAAACCACGAACATGATCCCGAAGGGTTTTTCCCCCGAACACAGCAGTGCACAaaatagaggggaaaaaagcgaTCTGGTGTCACTGGAGCAGAACATCTAAAGAATCTCTGAATCAATCACTGAGAGAAACTGAAGTTTTATTGCACCTGTAGAATTTGCTCATAACGTTGGACTGTTCTTTTCAGCTCATCTTCTTTCTGAGAAATTGTCTTTTGAAGTTGATGAGCTTCCTCTCGATGGATCCCCATTAGTTCTGCTTCTACTCTTTGAGCTCTTTCTGTATGGAGGTGAGAGAGAAGACACAATTACACTTCACTCAATCATATTCTCAAATCTCAAAGAGAAGGTGAAAACATacaacacaaaatacacaacttTGATTACAGCTCTGAAGTTCCAGCTCTTAAAATATCTGCTGTTCTCTTACCAACTGCGTCCTTCACTGATGCTGCAAGCTCCTGATCTTTCAGAGCGATCTGGGTGTTGAACTCTCTCATCATCTGTTTAAGTGTTGAGTTGTGTTTCATTTCCAAATCGTCCATTTCCagtctataaaacacacaaaacacacaccagctAATTATTGAACTATTCAGAagctgaaatgtaaaatgtttttaatgttggtGTCTTACTTCAGCTTCATCTCGTTCTCATCTGCCATTTCTTTCTTCAGATATTCCAAATCCTTCTCATGTTCCTTCCTCAGTGATCGAAGGTCTTTCTGTAACCGTGTGAAATCCTTTTGAATCTTCTGCTTCTCGTTTTCGGTTTCCTCCAGTTTTTGCAGTAGATTGTTCTCTTTGCTTTTAGACCCATCAGTAAAACATTCTCCATCCGTCTGTCCTGGTCCTATCCGCATGTTCTCTTTAAACTGCTCCTCTTTTTCCTCCAGTCTCTTACTGAGGTCTTGGAGCTTCTCCTCATAATCTTTCACCAAGAGCTCCTTTTCACGCTCCCAGGCGGCTCGTAACTCAGTGTCCTGCTCTCCTGCATATTGTAAAGGCTCTGTTTCTAACGCGCTGTTGGGTTTCTCTGAAGAGCATTTCTCTATCTGCATGACATtagtttctttctctttaatcTGGACCTGAAGACTCGAGCAGGTCTTCTGAAGCTCCAGAACCAGTGGCACATGTTCACTCAGCTCTGCCTTAAGCTTGCTGATTTCAACTTGGTACGTAGTGTTCTGTTCTTCAGATTGAAGAAGCTTGGCCTCCAGCTCTCTGAACCTTGAAACGGCTTCTTCCCCATGCTCATTTCCTGCAGCAGCTTCGTTTAGCACAGatgtttcctttttctctgtGTCCTTAAATGTTTCCAAAGAGTTCTCATTTTCGAGTCTTCCATCATGTTGTACCTGCTCCAGGAACTGTCTGTGCTCTTCCATTAGATTATTAATGGCCTCCTCCATTTTCCTCCCATTTTCCTCCAAACTCTTCACCTGTTCTTCCTTCTCATGCTGCCTCTGCTGCATGTCCTCCAGCTGTGCCTGAAGATCTTTGATGGTCTGCTCCTTCTGCTCAATCTGTGAAGTCAGCTGTTTACGAATCAGGCTGATTTTTTGCTCGGCCTTCTTCTTCAGTTCAGTCACTTTACCTGCACTCTCTTCTGCTGCCTTCAAAGCCTCCTCCTTCGACTTCAGGATTTCCACCTTCTCGCTCTCAAAATCTCCTCGCTGGCATTCCAGTTGTTGTTTGACCTCATGGAACTCTTTGTCTAAAGAGTGGAGTTTTGCTTCAGCTTCACAGATCAGGTCGCTCTGATGAGAACACTGTTCCTTGGTTTGCTGGAGCTGTAGAAGCAGCTCTGTCTTTTCACCCTCTCGAATGTTATGGTGCTGCTGCAACTCGGCCTCCAGCTCCTCCTGCTGTTTAGTCTGAGATTTGAGCTGTTCCTCGAGTTCCCTTATCTTCTTAGTGCAGTTCTCCAACTCTAAAGTCAAGGCACTTACCCTCTGCTCTTTCTCGCCCAGAACCTGGTCCATCTCTGACTTACTGCTGGTCTGATTGTCAATGCTGGCAGTGAGTCTTTGTAGATGCTCGTCCTTCTCCGTTATCTGTTTCTCCATGTCCTCTATCCTGCACTGAAGAGATCTGACAGTGTTCTTCTTAAGGTCAGACAGTTTATTCCTGAGTGAATCGACTTGTTCGACagccttctccttctccttctccactCGTACCACAGCCTCCTCCATCTGGCTTCTCATGGTCCGTTTCTCCTCGTTGTGCTGCTGATTCAGCAGAGATATGGCTTCCTCCTTCTCTGTACTGATAACTGACAAATGTTTCTTTAGATCATCTACGACGCTCTCCAAATCACTGATACGCAAAATATTAGCTTGAAGTTTTTctgatatgtttttgttttcttcattcAGTGTTTCTATACAAAGAACTTTCTCAGAAAGTACCTGCGAATGATTAATAGCGTCTTTTTGTAAAGACTCTCTCTCGATTGTTAAAGCTTCAAGATTCTCTGAACTCGAATTCAGCTGAAGAGCCGTTTGTTCGAGAGAGTTCTTCAGGCTCTGGTGCTCCTCCATGCTTTTCTGAAGTTCTTGCTCTAGAGAACAGATTTTATTGTTCTTtgttaaaatgtgattttttaaatGGCCCAGTCTCCTCTGGTTACACGTGACCCTGTTTTGCAGCCTGTTCATCCTGGTCTCGACTCTTTCACAGAGATTTTTGGAGAAATCGTTTAACATCGATTGTGCACCTTCACAATGCTGCTCCAGGTCTTTACTCACTCCACGGATTTGTCTCAGAAATGCCGTTTCCTTGTTTTGAAGCTCAAGGGTTTTCTCTTCAAGGCTCCTCTGTAGGTTCTCACCCTCTTTACTTCTAGAAGCTTCAAGTACACTAAGCTTCTTGCATGCATCTTCTAGTTCTTCGGACAATGTCTGGACTCTTTCTTTACTCATCTCTTCAGTCTTAGCGAGCTGGTCCTGGAGATGATTCCGCTCATTTAATGCCTGCTTCAAGTTTTTCTCCACAGACTCGACCTGCTTTTTGAGGATGTTCTCTGCTTCAGACAAACTTTCCAGTTTGTCTGCAGCTTCTCTGAGCTCCGTCTGGAGTTTCTGAACAGTGGTTTCCCTCATTAAAAGCTCTTCCTTAACTCCTTGAATCAAATGTTCCTTCTCCTCTGTGCTGGTCACAAGCTGTTGAGATATGTTCTCCAACTCTTGCACTTTTGCTTGCAAAGACAGATCATGCTTCTCCTgaagctcctcctcctgctgGCTCAGTTTCTCCTGCCAAATACGCACAAGGTCTTCTTGCTCAAGCCTATGAGCCTCGTAAATCTTTTCTAACTGCTCCTTGTGATTTGCCTCCAGGTCAGACAAAGCGCTGCTGAGGCCCTCAGAGTTTTCCTGAGCCATCTCAAGAATCTTATCTTTAATCTGCTGGTCTTTCTGCTGCAGCTCTTTATCTTTCTTGGCCATCTCCGCTTTAGAATTCACCTCTTGTTCATGAAGCTTTttcttcagcttctcctgaatCTCTTTGGCTTTCTGTTTGAGTTTTTCCATTTTGGTCTCCTGAGATTTCAACTTGCTATCCATTTCCTTTTTAAGGCTCTCCGTTCTTTTCTCATAAGAACTTCTCTCTTCATCTAACTGCTTGTTTAACTGATTTAGCTCCTCTTGCATTGCTTGGTGTGACTGAGCATGGGAATtctcttttccagccagatcaTTCAAGACTTCCTGCATCTTCTGTTCTAATCTTTCATTGTCATTAATCTTCTCTTGAAGACACTCTTCTTTCTGCTGGCAGTCATTATGAGCTACCGTGAGAAGTCTTTCCAAATCTTGCAGGTGACTCTGTGACCGCCTCAGTTCCTCTTTCAGAGAAGTATTTTGAGAACCAACCTCAGCAAGTGCCTCCTTCTCAGACTGTGCTACACACCTTAGATCTTCTATTTCCTTTAACTTTGCCTCCACATCCTGGTGAGCTTCTTTAATATTTTCCTGTAATGTTCTTTCCCTTTCAGCATGTTGTTCAAGCTCTTTATCCTTCTTCTCCAACACCATTCTGATCTGATTTAGCTCTTCTTTCGCCTTCGCTAGTCCTTCTAGCGACTGCTCATGCTGACGCTTTAAGTCATCGATCTCCAACTGAAATTTCTTCTGCTCGTCATTCAGCCTGGTCTGGAACTCCTTGCTAGCCACCTCGTTCGCTACACCAGCTGCAAGCTTCTCCTCTAGCTGCTCTTTACACTTCTGCATCTCGCTGAGATCAGCGGTCAGAGCCTCCACCTCGGCCTGCTTGAGATCCAATTTCACCAGCATTTTTTGGTTCATTTCCTCAACATGCTCATGAAACTCTAATTCTTTGTCTTTCATGATTACCTCAATCTCAGATTTATGTTTCTGTACGAGCTCTTCAACAGCACGCGAGTGCTTCAGGTTCAAAGCATCGGTCAGTTCTGCCTTGAGGTTCTCCAGCTCCTGCTGATGCCTTTCTTGTAGGGCAGCAAATTCACCTCCATATTTCTTCCTCTGTTCTTCGATCTCAGCTAAAACCTCATCTTCATGGGAAGCTTCCTCCTGTGACGACTTGGCCAAGGAACTCTCCAGCTCAAGAATTCTCTAAAACAGAAAGCAACTCAAGATATTCACTTCTCCAGTGACGTTTATTAAAACCTGATTAAAATAACTGCTGACTCTGTGGGAAGAAAGTCCCACTTCAGATGAAGCTTAGAATAACTCACAGTTCGAGTTCTCTCCAGCTCC harbors:
- the golga4 gene encoding LOW QUALITY PROTEIN: golgin subfamily A member 4 (The sequence of the model RefSeq protein was modified relative to this genomic sequence to represent the inferred CDS: inserted 1 base in 1 codon), whose amino-acid sequence is MFKKLKQRINEEQSPQRSVLSPHQAQAQVQTQNQTQAQVSSGEKQAKSSSLHQDVPPPTSNRALLAGMIAEPAFLSEYTIFALDHSNRPKAAQVPSANITKGAVSSPSGSVNGDGVVFPLREEAQSLAQKLQQRVSSVESLFRVSGRAEGLFRSGSRDSLVRSSSRESLTPLGENEASGAPVFDPPSDIESEAEDGPGNAEALSKEQLIYRLHRVEKSLSNYRGKYSELVTAYRTVQREKEKTQTILSQSQDKSLRRIGELREELQMDQQAKKHLQEEFDAALEEKDQMITVLQTQVALMKKRLHSSPEXLVSPETGDEQTAESTETTSDPQHTNQVESMELNQAGGSTEPSSSADLEVLQKRVRRQETLLQRCKELINTNRERSVQISSENEALQQQLQERLQELEKMKELHTSEKTKLITQLRDAKNLIEQLEQDKGMVIAETKRQMHETLEMKEEEIAQLRSRIQQTVAQKEELQEQREKAEKAAFEELERTLSMAQRAEEARRQLQERMEEQVREVEKAGDEERRNLQQELSRVKQEVISIMKKSSEDKITEMKQQHLEDLENKDRQISSQIQEAVENCRKELLKAAQEKEQQASLALEEAELQKSAVQAEGEAKAKELQLELERTRTRILELESSLAKSSQEEASHEDEVLAEIEEQRKKYGGEFAALQERHQQELENLKAELTDALNLKHSRAVEELVQKHKSEIEVIMKDKELEFHEHVEEMNQKMLVKLDLKQAEVEALTADLSEMQKCKEQLEEKLAAGVANEVASKEFQTRLNDEQKKFQLEIDDLKRQHEQSLEGLAKAKEELNQIRMVLEKKDKELEQHAERERTLQENIKEAHQDVEAKLKEIEDLRCVAQSEKEALAEVGSQNTSLKEELRRSQSHLQDLERLLTVAHNDCQQKEECLQEKINDNERLEQKMQEVLNDLAGKENSHAQSHQAMQEELNQLNKQLDEERSSYEKRTESLKKEMDSKLKSQETKMEKLKQKAKEIQEKLKKKLHEQEVNSKAEMAKKDKELQQKDQQIKDKILEMAQENSEGLSSALSDLEANHKEQLEKIYEAHRLEQEDLVRIWQEKLSQQEEELQEKHDLSLQAKVQELENISQQLVTSTEEKEHLIQGVKEELLMRETTVQKLQTELREAADKLESLSEAENILKKQVESVEKNLKQALNERNHLQDQLAKTEEMSKERVQTLSEELEDACKKLSVLEASRSKEGENLQRSLEEKTLELQNKETAFLRQIRGVSKDLEQHCEGAQSMLNDFSKNLCERVETRMNRLQNRVTCNQRRLGHLKNHILTKNNKICSLEQELQKSMEEHQSLKNSLEQTALQLNSSSENLEALTIERESLQKDAINHSQVLSEKVLCIETLNEENKNISEKLQANILRISDLESVVDDLKKHLSVISTEKEEAISLLNQQHNEEKRTMRSQMEEAVVRVEKEKEKAVEQVDSLRNKLSDLKKNTVRSLQCRIEDMEKQITEKDEHLQRLTASIDNQTSSKSEMDQVLGEKEQRVSALTLELENCTKKIRELEEQLKSQTKQQEELEAELQQHHNIREGEKTELLLQLQQTKEQCSHQSDLICEAEAKLHSLDKEFHEVKQQLECQRGDFESEKVEILKSKEEALKAAEESAGKVTELKKKAEQKISLIRKQLTSQIEQKEQTIKDLQAQLEDMQQRQHEKEEQVKSLEENGRKMEEAINNLMEEHRQFLEQVQHDGRLENENSLETFKDTEKKETSVLNEAAAGNEHGEEAVSRFRELEAKLLQSEEQNTTYQVEISKLKAELSEHVPLVLELQKTCSSLQVQIKEKETNVMQIEKCSSEKPNSALETEPLQYAGEQDTELRAAWEREKELLVKDYEEKLQDLSKRLEEKEEQFKENMRIGPGQTDGECFTDGSKSKENNLLQKLEETENEKQKIQKDFTRLQKDLRSLRKEHEKDLEYLKKEMADENEMKLKLEMDDLEMKHNSTLKQMMREFNTQIALKDQELAASVKDAVERAQRVEAELMGIHREEAHQLQKTISQKEDELKRTVQRYEQILQSREEEMGTRVWEVQKELEELQQRSLSGPQGVEELQVQIAEKTTMLSEARLKEQGYQDRIHILEDTVRKAYKNSVVTHLGKDLSHYSTDPFPEPTEFEYLRKVMFEYMMGRETKTMAKVITSMLKFPADQAQKVLEREDSRGTPWLR